DNA sequence from the Candidatus Fluviicola riflensis genome:
TAGCAAGAGAACTTTTAATGGAAGTCATGAATGCTTCAACAGCTTTCTGCACTTCGTTTCTTTCCAACCCTGTCTCCTCTGCGATTTCAGCAACAATATCTGCCTTTGTCATTTTACTTGTATTAAAGATTTTCAACAATTTGATTTTCAAGCGCAAAAGTAGTTCGTTAAAAGCGTTTATTTTTGCTTTCGATGATTTTTTATTAATTTTTTCCCTAAATGGCTGATTTTGTTCTACAAATTACCGAATGGTACAGACTAAATGCTCGGACGCTTCCCTGGAGGGAAACAAAAAATGCCTATTTCATTTGGTTGTCGGAAGTAATTTTGCAACAAACGAGGGTCGATCAGGGGATGAAATACTATTTGTCTTTCGTTACCTATTTTCCAACGGTTGAACAACTCGCTCATGCCGATGAAGAACAGGTTTTGAAGCTGTGGCAAGGGCTCGGTTATTATTCCCGTGCCCGCAACCTGCACAAAACAGCTCAACAGGTTACGGAACAATTTAACGGTGCTTTTCCCGCTTCTTATGAGCAATTGCTTTCACTGAAAGGCGTCGGCCCCTATACTGCCGCCGCAATCGCTTCTTTTGCCTTTGATTTGCCGCACGCTGTGGTCGATGGAAATGTTTACCGCATTCTGAGCCGCTATTTCGGGATCGATTTACCGATCGACTCAACCGAAGGAAAAAAAACATTCCAGGAATTGGCTTCAGAATTGATTCCGGTGAGTGATCCGGCGCTTTTCAATCAAGCGGTAATGGAATTCGGAGCTTTGCAATGCACGCCTGCCAATCCTTCCTGCGAAACCTGTGTGTTAGTAGAAAATTGTGCTTCCGGAAAGAATGAACGATGGAAAGAGCGCCCTGTCAAATCGAAAAAAACAGCGGTTCGCGATCGCTTTTTCCATTATTTCCACATCGAACATGAAGGAAAAATAGCTGTCAAAAAACGCGTGGATAAAGACGTTTGGCAGCATTTGTATGAATTCCCGATGATTGAAACACTTTCTGAAGAATTACTGGAAACGGACCTTGCACAATTTCCGGTCCGTGATATGGATTTCGCAACGGTTTCTTCGTCGAAACACAT
Encoded proteins:
- the mutY gene encoding A/G-specific adenine glycosylase codes for the protein MADFVLQITEWYRLNARTLPWRETKNAYFIWLSEVILQQTRVDQGMKYYLSFVTYFPTVEQLAHADEEQVLKLWQGLGYYSRARNLHKTAQQVTEQFNGAFPASYEQLLSLKGVGPYTAAAIASFAFDLPHAVVDGNVYRILSRYFGIDLPIDSTEGKKTFQELASELIPVSDPALFNQAVMEFGALQCTPANPSCETCVLVENCASGKNERWKERPVKSKKTAVRDRFFHYFHIEHEGKIAVKKRVDKDVWQHLYEFPMIETLSEELLETDLAQFPVRDMDFATVSSSKHILSHQRIYATFHRLTVTKPNDLTHFEANDISSFHELPIHRLMHRYVEKYMD